The following proteins are encoded in a genomic region of Oncorhynchus kisutch isolate 150728-3 linkage group LG18, Okis_V2, whole genome shotgun sequence:
- the LOC109878816 gene encoding extracellular calcium-sensing receptor-like → MRLSPAPALDPSLAGSLVLLHLAVVAGGLALLSSASDSDSASGMESVRCRLQGTPRPPAFSQDGDFVIGGVFSIHYYMHTVDHSYTSLPEPLQCTGSLDSRELRFSRAMVFAVEEINNSSDLLPGVTLGYQVHDSCSSVPMAVKVAFQLANGLDPMFDTGEQCSGSATVTAIVGESGSTPTISMLRIIGPFGIPQVSHFSTCACLSDKKQYPTFFRTIPSDQFQAAALAHLIRHFGWTWIGAVRSDSDYGNNGMAAFLQAAQEEGICVEYSEAFYRTNPLSRVQRVADVIRSSTARVVVAFAATGDMRILLRELDRLPSPPRQWIGSETWVTDPDMLRFAMCAGAIGFGIQRSVIPGLRDFLLDLSPQKVSNSPLLTEFWEGAFGCQLGTSTGVGVEEKVCDGSEDIQQLQTPYTDTSQLRVTNMVYKAVYAIAHAIHSIVCEERENSTVNCDNHLHVKPTQVLERLRRVNFSQNGYQVSFDANGDPVPTYELVNWQIGESGKMEFVTVGRYDASLPPDQMFDMEKEITWVKNSTEVPVSVCSESCPPGTRKAVQKGRPVCCYDCIQCAEGEISNNTDSSDCLICPEEYWPNAERDLCILKPVEFLSFHEVLGIILTACSVGGACLAIATATVFYRHRTSAIVRANNSELSFLLLFSLTLCFLCSLTFIGRPSEWSCMLRHTAFGITFVLCISCVLGKTIVVLMAFRATLPGSNVMKWFGPPQQRLTVVSFTFVQALICTLWLVLSPPFPIKNLTTYKEKVLLECDLGSVGAFWAVLGYIGLLSLLCFVLAFLARKLPDNFNEAKFITFSMLIFCAVWITFIPAYVSSPGKFTVAVEIFAIITSSFGLFFLLFVPKCFIILFRPEKNTKKHLMEKTSNDIRH, encoded by the exons ATGAGGCTGTCTCCGGCTCCTGCTCTCGATCCAAGTCTCGCTGGTAGTCTGGTTCTACTCCATCTAGCTGTGGTGGCTGGTGGGCTCGCCTTGCTCTCGTCtgcctctgactctgactctgccTCTGGGATGGAGTCTGTCAGATGCAGGCTCCAAGGCACCCCTCGTCCTCCAGCGTTCTCCCAGGACGGGGACTTTGTCATCGGGGGTGTTTTCTCCATTCATTACTATATGCACACTGTGGATCACAGCTACACCAGCCTGCCTGAGCCCCTGCAGTGCACAGGGAG TTTGGATTCCCGTGAGTTGCGCTTCTCACGCGCCATGGTCTTCGCAGTTGAGGAGATAAACAACAGTTCAGACCTTCTACCAGGTGTCACACTCGGTTATCAAGTGCACGACTCCTGCTCCTCGGTCCCCATGGCTGTAAAAGTGGCCTTCCAACTGGCTAACGGCCTGGATCCCATGTTTGATACCGGAGAACAGTGCTCTGGATCGGCTACGGTGACAGCTATCGTGGGCGAGTCTGGCTCCACGCCAACCATCAGCATGTTGCGCATCATCGGCCCTTTCGGCATTCCTCAG GTGAGTCACTTTTCCACCTGTGCGTGTCTGAGTGATAAGAAACAGTATCCAACCTTCTTCAGAACCATCCCCAGTGATCAGTTCCAGGCTGCCGCTCTGGCTCACCTCATCAGGCACTTCGGCTGGACCTGGATTGGGGCGGTCCGTTCCGACTCTGACTACGGTAATAACGGGATGGCTGCTTTCCTACAGGCAGCACAAGAGGAGGGAATCTGTGTGGAGTATTCTGAAGCCTTCTACCGTACCAACCCACTCAGTAGAGTGCAACGGGTGGCCGACGTGATCCGCAG CTCCACAGCCCGGGTGGTGGTTGCATTTGCAGCCACTGGGGACATGAGGATCCTGCTGAGAGAGTTGGACCGCCTGCCCTCTCCACCCCGCCAGTGGATCGGAAGCGAGACCTGGGTCACTGACCCAGATATGCTGCGCTTTGCAATGTGTGCCGGGGCCATCGGATTTGGCATCCAACGCTCTGTCATCCCTGGTCTTAGGGACTTCCTCCTGGACCTCTCCCCACAGAAGGTGTCCAACTCTCCCCTGCTCACTGAGTTCTGGGAGGGAGCCTTTGGCTGTCAGCTgg ggaccTCTACAGGTGTTGGGGTTGAGGAGAAGGTGTGTGATGGCAGTGAGGATATACAGCAGCTACAGACCCCCTACACAGATACATCCCAGCTGCGTGTCACTAACATGGTGTATAAAGCTGTTTATGCCATAGCACACGCCATCCACAGCATCGTTTGTGAAGAGAGAGAAAACTCCACTGTGAACTGTGACAATCACCTCCATGTCAAACCAACACAG GTCCTGGAGAGATTGAGGAGGGTGAACTTCTCTCAAAATGGGTACCAGGTGTCTTTCGATGCCAACGGGGACCCAGTGCCCACATATGAGCTGGTCAACTGGCAGATAGGAGAGAGTGGGAAGATGGAGTTTGTGACAGTGGGGCGCTATGATGCGTCCCTGCCTCCTGACCAGATGTTTGACATGGAGAAGGAAATCACCTGGGTAAAGAACAGTACAGAAGTACCTGTGTCAGTGTGCAGTGAGAGCTGTCCCCCAGGCACTCGTAAGGCTGTACAGAAAGGAAGGCCTGTATGCTGTTATGACTGTATCCAATGTGCAGAGGGAGAGATCAGTAATAACACAG ATTCTTCAGACTGTCTGATCTGTCCCGAAGAGTACTGGCCCAACGCTGAGAGAGACCTCTGTATCCTCAAACCTGTGGAGTTCCTGTCCTTCCACGAGGTCCTCGGAATCATCCTGACCGCCTGCTCTGTGGGCGGGGCTTGTCTGGCCATCGCCACGGCAACCGTCTTCTACCGCCACCGAACTTCGGCCATCGTCAGGGCCAACAACTCTGAGCTGAGCTTCCTGCTGCTCTTCTCCTTGACTCTGTGTTTTCTCTGTTCTCTTACTTTCATTGGCCGGCCCTCTGAATGGTCCTGTATGCTGCGTCACACAGCGTTTGGGATCACCTTCGTCCTCTGCATCTCTTGTGTTCTGGGGAAAACAATAGTGGTGTTGATGGCCTTCAGGGCTACACTTCCAGGCAGTAATGTCATGAAATGGTTTGgccctccacagcagagattgacTGTAGTGTCCTTCACATTTGTCCAGGCTTTGATATGCACTCTGTGGTTGGTCCTGTCCCCTCCCTTCCCCATTAAAAACCTCACTACCTACAAGGAAAAGGTCCTTCTCGAGTGTGACTTAGGCTCTGTAGGGGCATTCTGGGCTGTGTTGGGTTATATAggtctcctgtctctcttgtgCTTTGTGCTGGCTTTTCTGGCTCGGAAGCTGCCTGATAACTTCAATGAGGCCAAATTCATCACCTTCAGCATGCTCATATTCTGTGCAGTCTGGATCACCTTTATCCCAGCTTATGTCAGCTCTCCTGGGAAGttcactgtagctgtggagatCTTTGCCATCATCACCTCTAGCTTTGGGTTGTTCTTTCTATTATTTGTTCCTAAATGCTTTATTATTCTGTTCAGGCCGGAGAAGAACACCAAGAAACACCTCATGGAGAAGACATCCAATGATATACGTCATTAA